In Chloroflexota bacterium, the following are encoded in one genomic region:
- a CDS encoding sugar phosphate isomerase/epimerase, with translation MKLMMFSKHLQSMSVAEAGRVIRDLGFEGVDLTVRPGGHVLPENVRADLPTAVQTLADLGLQVPLITTAVTAADEPYAVDIFETAAEAGVPEIKLGYWRYESFGTFRRAMDEVAHRLDGIEELARRTGVRANIHTHSGDYMSASPFIIWHWIRDRDPAAIGAYVDAGHIVVEGGVSTWKMALDLLRDRITLLAVKDMEWRQVDDPVLGKRRWVTRLVPLNRGVVPWPELFACLREIGFDGWISVHSEYQGGHSWRSLTVEELIEQTREDLAYLRWAMGG, from the coding sequence ATGAAGCTCATGATGTTTTCCAAGCATCTGCAATCCATGTCCGTCGCCGAGGCGGGACGGGTGATTCGGGACCTGGGCTTCGAGGGGGTGGACCTGACGGTGCGGCCGGGCGGACATGTGCTGCCCGAGAACGTGCGGGCCGATCTGCCCACGGCCGTGCAGACGCTGGCCGATCTGGGGCTTCAGGTGCCGCTGATCACGACGGCCGTCACGGCGGCGGACGAGCCGTACGCCGTCGATATCTTCGAGACGGCGGCCGAGGCCGGCGTGCCCGAGATCAAGCTGGGATACTGGCGCTATGAGAGCTTCGGCACCTTCCGCCGGGCGATGGACGAGGTGGCCCACCGGCTGGATGGCATCGAGGAGCTGGCCCGACGCACCGGCGTGCGGGCCAACATCCACACGCACTCCGGCGACTACATGTCGGCCAGTCCTTTCATCATCTGGCACTGGATCAGGGACCGGGATCCGGCCGCCATCGGCGCTTACGTGGACGCGGGGCATATCGTCGTGGAGGGCGGTGTGTCCACATGGAAGATGGCCCTTGACCTGCTGCGCGATCGGATCACGTTGCTGGCGGTGAAGGACATGGAGTGGCGGCAGGTGGACGATCCTGTCCTGGGGAAGAGGCGGTGGGTCACGAGGTTGGTGCCGCTGAACCGGGGCGTGGTGCCGTGGCCCGAGCTGTTCGCCTGCCTGCGAGAGATCGGCTTCGATGGCTGGATCTCGGTGCATAGCGAATATCAGGGCGGCCATTCCTGGCGGAGCCTGACCGTAGAGGAGCTCATCGAACAGACGCGAGAGGATTTGGCGTATCTGCGCTGGGCGATGGGCGGATAG